A genomic stretch from Pristiophorus japonicus isolate sPriJap1 chromosome 6, sPriJap1.hap1, whole genome shotgun sequence includes:
- the sst1.1 gene encoding somatostatin 1, tandem duplicate 1 isoform X1 has protein sequence MWCSRVQCALALLSIALAVLSVGSTPTDNRYREILQRSMAAAGDRAKAELTKYTLAQLLSELANAENEALEADDIPRLGEQDEVRVELERSANPNLAQRERKAGCKNFFWKTFTSC, from the exons ATGTGGTGCAGCCGAGTTCAGTGCGCTCTCGCCCTCCTCTCCATCGCCCTGGCAGTGCTGAGTGTCGGCTCGACTCCCACAGACAACAGGTATCGCGAAATCCTCCAGAGATCCATGGCAGCGGCAGGAGACCGGGCTAAAGCG gaGTTGACGAAGTACACCCTCGCCCAGCTGCTGTCGGAGCTGGCGAACGCCGAGAACGAAGCGCTGGAAGCGGACGACATTCCCCGACTGGGCGAGCAGGACGAGGTGCGGGTCGAGCTGGAGAGATCCGCCAATCCTAACCTGGCGCAGAGAGAGCGGAAAGCGGGCTGCAAGAACTTCTTCTGGAAAACCTTCACATCCTGCTAA
- the sst1.1 gene encoding somatostatin 1, tandem duplicate 1 isoform X2, translated as MWCSRVQCALALLSIALAVLSVGSTPTDNRYREILQRSMASPALKQELTKYTLAQLLSELANAENEALEADDIPRLGEQDEVRVELERSANPNLAQRERKAGCKNFFWKTFTSC; from the exons ATGTGGTGCAGCCGAGTTCAGTGCGCTCTCGCCCTCCTCTCCATCGCCCTGGCAGTGCTGAGTGTCGGCTCGACTCCCACAGACAACAGGTATCGCGAAATCCTCCAGAGATCCATGGCA TCACCTGCATTGAAACAA gaGTTGACGAAGTACACCCTCGCCCAGCTGCTGTCGGAGCTGGCGAACGCCGAGAACGAAGCGCTGGAAGCGGACGACATTCCCCGACTGGGCGAGCAGGACGAGGTGCGGGTCGAGCTGGAGAGATCCGCCAATCCTAACCTGGCGCAGAGAGAGCGGAAAGCGGGCTGCAAGAACTTCTTCTGGAAAACCTTCACATCCTGCTAA